A segment of the Bacilli bacterium genome:
GTATGCCATGATCTTGCTTAACAACGCCGTCGGCGGCGGCATGAGTTCGCGGTTGTTTCAGGAAATACGCGAGAAGCGCGGTCTGGCATATTCGATTTATTCGTATCATTCGTCGTTTGTCGACAGCGGCCTGTTTACCATTTATGCGGGAACGGCTCCCAGGCAAACGGAGGAAGTATTAAAGCTTGTGCTTGCCGTCATGGATGAAATCCGCGCCCACGGGCTCACCGAAAAGGAATTGGCGCAGGGCAAGGAGCAAATGAAAGGCAGTTTGATTTTAGGCCTGGAAAGCGCCTCCAGCCGGATGAACCGACTGGGCAAAAACGAACTGCTGCTTGGCGAGCATATGACATTGGATGAACTGATCACGAAAATTCAGGGCGTTACAATGGATGATATCAGGCAACTGATCGACCGTCTGTTTGCCGATCCGTATTCCGCATCGATTGTCGGCGAGACGGGAGCAGCGGCGGAAAAATGGAGGAGATTGATATGTCGTACCTAGTCCAATTAAAGCGGCTTCCCGGCAATGAAGATATACATGCGCCGGCGCGCATGTCGGAAGGCGCAAGCGGTTATGATTTGTACGCGGCTGTGGCGGAGCCGGTTGTCATCGGGCCGGGGGAGCGGGCGCTGATCCCGACCGGTTATGCAATTGCCATGCCGCCGGGCCTTGAGGCGCAAATTCGTCCGCGCAGCGGACTGGCGCTGAAGAACGGCATTTCCATGGTCAATGCGCCGGGAACGATCGACGCCGACTACCGCGGCGAAATTAAAGTGA
Coding sequences within it:
- the dut gene encoding dUTP diphosphatase, with translation MSYLVQLKRLPGNEDIHAPARMSEGASGYDLYAAVAEPVVIGPGERALIPTGYAIAMPPGLEAQIRPRSGLALKNGISMVNAPGTIDADYRGEIKVIVINHGNEPFTVKRNERIAQMVFQVVPQVDLCPVDELDETARGAGGFGHTGK